Within the Marinitoga litoralis genome, the region AGGTGGAATACCACATGTTAAAGGTTTAATGAATGATAATTATTCATTTGATATTGAAGCTTTTAATACTTATGTTGGCAATGTAAAAATGCATGTTGATTTAGAAAAAATTAATTTTAATTTAGAATATGATGTAGATTACCCAGAATTAAATAAAAATACTGTTTTAAGAGAAGAAGATAAAAGATTATTTCACTATTATGAGGAGAGGGATAATAATGCTTGAAAGAAGATTTAACCCAATTACTGGCGAATGGGTTATGGTTTCATCATCTAGACAAAAAAGACCTAATTTGCCAAAAGATAGTTGTCCAATTTGCCCTGGTGTATTAGAACTCCCTGGAGAATATGATTTGGTAAGTTTTGAAAATAGATTTCCCGCTTTAAAAAAAGATGCTCCAGAAGTAGAAAATAATAGCGATGTGTTAATTAGAGATAAATCTCAAGGGATTTGTGAAGTTGTTGTATATACTGAAAAACATAATTCAGAGTTATCTCACATGCCTATACATCAAATAGAAAAATTAATAAATATGTGGGCTGATAGAACTAAAGAATTATCTTCATACGAATTTATAAAATATGTATTTATTTTTGAAAACAAAGGTAAAGAAGTTGGAGCAACTTTACCTCATCCACATGGTCAATTATACGCATTCCCATTTTTACCTCCTAGGATTCAACTAAAAATGGAATCATTGGAAAAGTGGTATAGTGAAAAAAATTCTTGTGCAATATGTGATATTGTAAAAGAAGAAAAAGAACAAAATGAAAGAATTGTATATGAAACTGAAAATATTATTGCTTTAGTTCCTTTTTATGCTAGATATCCATATGAAGTACATGTATACCCTAAAAGGCATGTAGAGACAATATATGAATTATCAAATAAGGAGAAAAAAGAATTTGCTGAAGTATTAAAAGTAATAACAAATAAATATAATGGTTTATTTAATATGCCATTCCCATATATGATGATGTTTTTCCAAAAACCTTTTAATATAAATAAGACTACTCATTTCTTCCATTTTCATGTGGAGTTTATTTCTCCAATGAGAGGTCCAAATTTAATTAAATGGGTGGCAAGTGTTGAAAGTGGAACTTGGGCATTTATTAACCCTATTGAACCAGAACAAGCTGCTAAACAATTAAGAGATGTTGAGGTGAATATAGATGAAATATAGAGCTCCGGGTCGTATAAACATAATTGGAGAGCACACAGATTATAATGATGGTTATGTTTTACCTTTTGCTATTGATAAACATATATATTTAGATATAGAAAAATCTGATAAATTTAATTTTTCTTCAAAAAATTCCAATGAAAAAATTTCTTTGAATAAATTACAAAAAACAAAAACTTGGGCTGATTATATTATTGGTGTTATATTAGAATTAGAAAAAAAAGTTGGTAAAATACCTCCCTTTTCATTTAATATACATTCAAGTCTTCCAATAGGAGCAGGACTATCTAGTTCTGCTGCTTTGGAAGTTGTTTCTGCTTATGCATTAAATGATATATTGAATTTGAATTTATCTTTAGAAGAACTAGCGTTAATAGGTTGGAATGCTGAAAATAAGTTTGTAGGTTTAAATTGTGGAATCATGGATCAATATGCAAGTGCTTTATCAAAAGAAAATCATGCTTTGTTTATTGATACTTATACAAGAAAACATGAATTAATTCCTTTAAATTTAAAAGATTATAATTTTTATATTATAAATTCTGGGGTTAAACATGAGTTAGGTAATTCAGAATATAATATTAGAAGAAAGCAATGTGAAGATGCATTAAAAATATTAGAAAAAAAATCTTTTAGAGATGTATCTTATGAAGATTTAGAAAAATTAGACGGTGTTAATTATAAAAGAGCGAAACACGTTTTAGATGAAAACAATAGGGTTTTAAAAACAATTGAAGCTTTAAAAAAGGATAATATTGAATTAATTGGAGAATATTTATTTGAATCACACGAAAGTTTAAAGAATTTATATGAAGTTTCATGTGAAGAAATAGATTATATAATTGATAATTTAAAAAATAAGGTTACTGGAGCACGTATTGTTGGTGGTGGATTTGGCGGTTCGGTATTGGTTTTATCTAAAGAAGATGAATTAGAAAAAGTTATAGACAATTTAAAATATGAATATAATAAAAAATATTCTATAGAATTAGAATATTTTAAAGTTAAAAGTTCAAATGGTCCTGAAAAGTTAGATATATAATTACAGGGGGAAAACTATGAATAATAGAATTTCTATTATTTTTATAACTATTATGCTAGTTTTTTTAAATGCTGATCAAATGGTAATGTCTCCAAATATAGGATTAATAGAGAAAGAATTTGGAGTAAATGATGCTCAAATAGGCTTAGTTGCATCTACTTTTACAATTTTAGGTGCAATTATTAGTTTATTATGGGGGTATTTATCTGATAAATATAATAGGAAAAATTTGCTAATTTTATCTATTCTAATTGGTGAAATTCCTGCATTTTTGTCAGCATTTTCATCTAGTTATTGGCAATTATTCCTATGGAGAACACTAACCGGTATAGGGGTTGGTGCTTCATTCCCTATTGCATATTCCTTAGTCGGAGATATGTATAGACATGATAAGCGGGGTAATATTGCAGCTATATTATCGGTTTCTATTGCATTAGGAAATATATGTGGGATGATGGTTGGTGGATATTCTGGTAGTGTATATGGTTGGAGACTTCCATTTATTTTGGTCTCAGTACCTAATTTTATTTTTGCACTTTTATCAATTTTTATTTTAAAAGAACCAAAAAGAGGTGTTATGGAAGTTGGTATAGGAGAATTAATTAAAGAAGGGTATGAATATCCTGAAAAACCTAAATTAAAAGATTATTTGAAATTATTTAAAATAAAAACAAATTTATTTTTGTTCTTACAAGGTATTGCTGGAACAATACCTTGGGGTGCAATTCCTTATTATTTAGTTGAATTTTTTAAACGTGAAAGAGGTCTTTCTTCAGCACAGGCTACTTCAATATTTTTAGTATTTGGCTTAGGAAATATGATAGGTACATTAGTTGGCGGTATAATTGGACAAAATCTATACAATTCATCTCATAAAAAAGTCCCTATTTTTACTTCTTTAACTACTGCTTTAGGTGCTGTTTTTGCAATTTGGACATTTACTTATACTCCAATTTCCTTATCAAATGGTATTTTAATATTATCAATTTTAGGATTCTTTGCATCATTATTATCATCATTAACCAATTCAAATGTAAAAATGATGCTACTAAATGTCAATGAACCTCAAGATAGAGGTAGGATTTTTTCTATATTTAATTTAACTGATTCATTAGGCACAGGAATAGGTAAATTTGTAGGTGGTGTAATTTCTGTATCTATAGGCTCATTAGCTGCAGCTATGATTATTTCTTCTTATTTTTGGTTTATATGTGCAATTTTCTTATTTATTCTTTTCTGGTATTTTGAAAAAGATATAAAAAGTTTAATGAAAAAAATGGAAAATTTGAAATCATATTTTTAAAATATTTATGGGCATCGAAAGATGTCCTTTTTTATTATTTATAGAGAATTAATAAGTTTTTAGTTATTCATAATTAAAAAATAAGAATACTATTTTTATCACTAATTGAATTATTGACAATTAAATTTTTTTATGGTATTATATCAATAACAATGGAATTAACATACATGAAATATTTTTCATGTATTTTTTATTTTTTGAGCTTTTTATTAATAATGAAATTTTTTTCTTAATATATAGAAAGGGGTGGTAGTATGGCAAGGCAAAAGTGGGGGTCTAGATGGGCTTTTGTTTTAGCAGCTATTGGATCAGCTGCAGGATTAGGTAATGCATGGCGTTTCCCTTACATGGCATATTCTAATGGTGGTGGTGCATTTTATATTCCATATTTTGTAGCATTATTTATTGCAGGTATTCCTCTTTTAATGGCCGAATTTGCTATTGGTCAAGGCCTTCAAGCTAGTGCTCCAAAAGCTATGTCTAAAATTAGTAAAAATGCCGAATTCATTGGTTGGTGGGCTGTTATTACTGGAGCTATTATCACATTTTATTATAATGTAATCATGGCTTGGATTTTTAATTACTTATATTATTCATTAGGTGTTGCTTGGAAAGATGACCCTAAAGGATTTTTCTTTGGCGATTTCTTAAAATTAACTGATGGTCCTGGTCAATTAGGCGGTTTAAGATTGCCTGTTGTTATTGGATTATTGATTACATGGATTTGGATTTTCTTAATTTTAAGAAAAGGTACAGAATCTGTTGGAAAAACTGTAATGTGGACGGTTCCTTTACCTGTAATACTATTAATATTATTAGGAATAAGAGGGGTTACTTTACCAGGTGCTGCAACAGGTTTAAATTATTTATTTGAACCTAACTTTGCAAAATTAGCTGAACCTAGAGTTTGGGCAAATGCTTTTGGTCAAATTTTCTTCTCATTAAGTCTTGCATTTGGTATTATGATTGCGTATGGCAGTTATAATGACAAGAAAAATGATATAGCTAATAATTCTATTATTACCGCTTTGGGTAATTCAGCTACTTCATTCTTAGCTGGTATTGCAGTTTTCTCAGTTCTAGGATATATGGCTCAACAAATGAGCGTTCCTGTAAACGAAGTTGTTAGTGGTGGTATAGGATTAGCATTTGTTGTTTATCCACAAGCAATCTCTTTAATCCCTGGTGGAGTTATTGTTCAATCAATATTTGGATTAGCTTTCTTTATAATGTTATTAACTCTTGGTATTGATTCAGCATTTTCATTAGTTGAGGCTGTTGAAGCTTCTGCGGGGGACAAATTCAAAATTAATAAAAAATCATTCTTAATTGGATTTTCAATTTTAGGTTTTATTTTTGGATTGCTATTCTCAACTCAAGGTGGATTATATTGGTTAGATATTATTGACCATTATATGGGTACATATGCATTATTAGTTGTAGGTATTTTAGAATCTATTTTAATTGGATGGATATTTGGTGCAGATAAATTAAGAGAATATATTAATTCAGTATCTGAAATTAAAATTGGAAAATGGTTTGATTTTTCATTGAAATTTGTTATTCCATTAGTATTATTATTCATATTGGGTCTTACATTTGCTGATGAAATTAAAAATCCATATGAGGGATATCCAGGATGGGCATTAACAACAGGCTTGATTGTATTTATTTTAGTACCTGTGTTAGCTTTAATATTTGCAAAAATGCCATCTAAAGATGATAAGTATAATATAAAAGCTACAGAAATCACCTTCGAAGAGGAATAGGAGGGATAAAAATGTCAGGAAGTGCAATATTTTTTATGATATTTGCAGGTGTAGTTTTATTTGGTGGTTTAGCTTGGTCTTTAAACATAGCAGCTAAAGCTAATAAAAAGTAATATTAATTTTAGGCGCAGTGAAATGAACTGCGCCTTTTTTATTTAAAATTTTTTAAACATATATTTTTTTAACAAATATATATTATAATATTTCTATATAATCTTTTTATGAGGAGGAAAAGTATGAAATATTATAATATGGAAGGTTTAAGTTTAGAAAATGAATATATAAGACTCATAGTTTTACCGGAATTAGGAGCTAAAGTTGCATCTATATTATATAAACCACAAAATTTTGAAGTATTATTCCAACCAACATTAAAAAAGTATGATTTACCTCAATATGGTGATTCATTTGAAAAATATGATACTTCAGGAATTGATGAAATGTTTCCTAATATAGACAAATGTATTTATCCTTTTGAAGAATATTATGGAGAGACATTACCAGATCACGGAGAATTATGGAGTATTCCATGGAAATGTGAAAAAGAAAATAATAACACTATATTTTGTGAAGTAAAAAGCCCTAAGTTTAATTATATTTTTAAAAGAACAATTGAATTAAATAAAAACAGTATTATTTTCAATTACTCAGTTAAAAATCTGAATAACCATTTATTTAGAGGTTTTTGGGCTTTTCATGGTTTACTTGCAATAGATAATAACAGTGAAATAATATTAGAAGGAATAAATAGGGTATTGAATATAAAAAAAGATAGTAAATATTTAGGTAAGGGTGAAAACATATGTGATTATCCTGTGTATAACAATTATCATCTAAATAAATTTTTGCCTGTTGAATCTAAAAACACAGAAAAATTCTATTTATTAGACAAAATTGATTCTGCTGGAGTAACTTTAAATAATAATAAGCTATTATATAATATAAACTTCAAAGATCTTCCATATGTAGGAATTTGGAAAGATGAAGGTGGATTCAAAGGAGAATATAACTGTGCAATTGAACCATGTAATGGATTTTATGATTCATTAGAAATAGCAAAAAAACATGGTAAATACCTAACCTTTGAACCTGGTGAAGAAAAATCCTGGTCAATTAGCATTGAATTAAAGGAGATAAAATTAAACTCCCTCAAATGAGGGAGTTTTTTTGGAGGCAACGGTGGGATTTGAACCCACGAATAGCGATTTTGCAGACCGCCGCCTTAGGCCCCTTGGCTACGTTGCCTTAACCGTATGTATTATACCATAATAATTATTAAGTTAAGCAAAAGAAAAGATAAAATTTATTTTACTTATTATTCCTATAATACATTTGAATACCTATTTCATCTAAATTTCTATTTTCTTCTCTTTGATATTCAATTTTATACTCTTCAAACTTTCTTTCTTTTAATTTTTCTAATATAACTCTTTCTTTTCTAGCCTCTAAATACTTTTGTCTTTTTTCTTCTTCTATTGCTAATTTTTCTCTATATATTTCTCCTAATCTAATTCTTTCTTTTTCTAATGATTCTAAATATGCTCTCCATTGTTGAATTTCCTGAATACTAATCAAGTTTTGAGATATTTGTTTTAAATAATTTCTATTTTCTTCTTTTATCCTTTCATTAATTTCCACTAAAGCCTCTTCTGCTTTTATTCTTTCAGCAGTTGCTTCTAAAAATATTCTTTTTGCATCTTCTTCTAATCTTTCCCTTAAATTTTTTAATCTTTCCAAATTAAAGTGAAATCTCATTTTAACCCCAATTTCTCTAGTTTATAATATAAATTTCTTACTGTAAGTCCTAATCTTTTTGCAGCTGCAGTCTTGTTACCTTGGCAAACTTTTAAAGTTTCTATAATAATTCTCTTTTCATATTCGTCAAGCATTTCTTTTAATGTTCCTTTTAATTCTTCGCCTTCATTTATTTCTTTTGATAAGTCTGGTAAATGCATTGAAGTTATAATCGTTTCAGAATGAGACATATTCATTAAAGCTCTATCTAAAACATTTTCTAACTCTCTTATATTTCCTGGCCAATCATAATTAACTAATATATTTATAGCATCTTCTGATATATCATATACAACTTTTTCGTGTTTTTGATTTAATATATGTAAAATTTGTTTTGACATTGCAGGAATATCTTCTTTTCTTTCTCTTAAAGGCGGAACATCTATTGAAACAACAGATATCTTGTAATACAATTTTCTAGAAAATTTACCTATTGACATTAATTCTTTTAAATTTTCTGGAGTTGCAAAAATAAGTCTTGCATTTAAGGTAATTTTCCTTTTATTATAATATACAAATCCTTCATTTAATAAATCATACATTAAGTTTTGTACATCTGCACTCATTAAATGAGCATTGTCTATAAACAATGTACCGCTGTCTGTTCTTTCTATTAAATTGTCTTCTGCATCAAAAAACATTTCTAATTGCTTTTTTTCATCATATAATAATAAATTAATCGAAATAAACGGATTATTTCTTTTACTACTATAATTGTGTATAGCTTGAGATAATATTTCTTTTCCAACACCTGGTTCTCCATTCAACAATAAATTCACATTTGTATTAGCAGCTTTCTTTGATTGGAAAACAACGTTTTTCATAATTTCTGATTCAGTAGTAATATCATCAAAAGTATATTTTGCTTCATCTTTCTTTAGTAATCTCTTAGTAGCTTCAAGTTCTCTAATTAATCTTTCTATTTCTGATATATCATGTATAACTCCAACACTACCCTTAAATTCACCTTTTACAAATATAGGATTTACATTAATCAACACTTCTTTCTTATTAGTAGCTAATTTTGTTTTTACATTTAATATTGGTTGTTTTTCTCTAGCACATCTCATGTGCATACTTTCTTGACCTTCAGCAATATCATATGTTGCTAATTTTCCAATAACTTCTTTTGGAGATAGTCCTGTTACTTTAGTATACGCTTTATTAACCATTACTATTCTACCTTCTTCATCAGCAACTGATATTGCATCATATGTAGAATCAATAACAGCTCTTAATAGAGATTCTAAATCTCTTAAATTAGTAACTTCTTCTGCTAATTTTTGAATACTTGTAATGTCTCTAAATATGGCTGCAGCACCAATAATTTCATCATTTTCATCTTTTATTGGAAATCTTGAAGTAACTATAATTTTTTTACCTAAATTTTGAATTCTATCCAACTCTGGAATACCTGTTTTTAAAACAATATGTAATCTAGTATCTGTAATAGTATCCGTAACCTTTTTGTATAATGCCTTTTCTTTGGGCAAATTAAGGATATTAGATGCAGAATTATTT harbors:
- the galT gene encoding galactose-1-phosphate uridylyltransferase, which produces MLERRFNPITGEWVMVSSSRQKRPNLPKDSCPICPGVLELPGEYDLVSFENRFPALKKDAPEVENNSDVLIRDKSQGICEVVVYTEKHNSELSHMPIHQIEKLINMWADRTKELSSYEFIKYVFIFENKGKEVGATLPHPHGQLYAFPFLPPRIQLKMESLEKWYSEKNSCAICDIVKEEKEQNERIVYETENIIALVPFYARYPYEVHVYPKRHVETIYELSNKEKKEFAEVLKVITNKYNGLFNMPFPYMMMFFQKPFNINKTTHFFHFHVEFISPMRGPNLIKWVASVESGTWAFINPIEPEQAAKQLRDVEVNIDEI
- a CDS encoding galactokinase, which gives rise to MKYRAPGRINIIGEHTDYNDGYVLPFAIDKHIYLDIEKSDKFNFSSKNSNEKISLNKLQKTKTWADYIIGVILELEKKVGKIPPFSFNIHSSLPIGAGLSSSAALEVVSAYALNDILNLNLSLEELALIGWNAENKFVGLNCGIMDQYASALSKENHALFIDTYTRKHELIPLNLKDYNFYIINSGVKHELGNSEYNIRRKQCEDALKILEKKSFRDVSYEDLEKLDGVNYKRAKHVLDENNRVLKTIEALKKDNIELIGEYLFESHESLKNLYEVSCEEIDYIIDNLKNKVTGARIVGGGFGGSVLVLSKEDELEKVIDNLKYEYNKKYSIELEYFKVKSSNGPEKLDI
- a CDS encoding MFS transporter encodes the protein MNNRISIIFITIMLVFLNADQMVMSPNIGLIEKEFGVNDAQIGLVASTFTILGAIISLLWGYLSDKYNRKNLLILSILIGEIPAFLSAFSSSYWQLFLWRTLTGIGVGASFPIAYSLVGDMYRHDKRGNIAAILSVSIALGNICGMMVGGYSGSVYGWRLPFILVSVPNFIFALLSIFILKEPKRGVMEVGIGELIKEGYEYPEKPKLKDYLKLFKIKTNLFLFLQGIAGTIPWGAIPYYLVEFFKRERGLSSAQATSIFLVFGLGNMIGTLVGGIIGQNLYNSSHKKVPIFTSLTTALGAVFAIWTFTYTPISLSNGILILSILGFFASLLSSLTNSNVKMMLLNVNEPQDRGRIFSIFNLTDSLGTGIGKFVGGVISVSIGSLAAAMIISSYFWFICAIFLFILFWYFEKDIKSLMKKMENLKSYF
- a CDS encoding sodium-dependent transporter; translation: MARQKWGSRWAFVLAAIGSAAGLGNAWRFPYMAYSNGGGAFYIPYFVALFIAGIPLLMAEFAIGQGLQASAPKAMSKISKNAEFIGWWAVITGAIITFYYNVIMAWIFNYLYYSLGVAWKDDPKGFFFGDFLKLTDGPGQLGGLRLPVVIGLLITWIWIFLILRKGTESVGKTVMWTVPLPVILLILLGIRGVTLPGAATGLNYLFEPNFAKLAEPRVWANAFGQIFFSLSLAFGIMIAYGSYNDKKNDIANNSIITALGNSATSFLAGIAVFSVLGYMAQQMSVPVNEVVSGGIGLAFVVYPQAISLIPGGVIVQSIFGLAFFIMLLTLGIDSAFSLVEAVEASAGDKFKINKKSFLIGFSILGFIFGLLFSTQGGLYWLDIIDHYMGTYALLVVGILESILIGWIFGADKLREYINSVSEIKIGKWFDFSLKFVIPLVLLFILGLTFADEIKNPYEGYPGWALTTGLIVFILVPVLALIFAKMPSKDDKYNIKATEITFEEE
- a CDS encoding MetS family NSS transporter small subunit, translating into MSGSAIFFMIFAGVVLFGGLAWSLNIAAKANKK
- the fliJ gene encoding flagellar export protein FliJ → MRFHFNLERLKNLRERLEEDAKRIFLEATAERIKAEEALVEINERIKEENRNYLKQISQNLISIQEIQQWRAYLESLEKERIRLGEIYREKLAIEEEKRQKYLEARKERVILEKLKERKFEEYKIEYQREENRNLDEIGIQMYYRNNK
- a CDS encoding sigma 54-interacting transcriptional regulator, with translation MKTEDMILRILDDIQEAVILINSKEEIIFLNNSASNILNLPKEKALYKKVTDTITDTRLHIVLKTGIPELDRIQNLGKKIIVTSRFPIKDENDEIIGAAAIFRDITSIQKLAEEVTNLRDLESLLRAVIDSTYDAISVADEEGRIVMVNKAYTKVTGLSPKEVIGKLATYDIAEGQESMHMRCAREKQPILNVKTKLATNKKEVLINVNPIFVKGEFKGSVGVIHDISEIERLIRELEATKRLLKKDEAKYTFDDITTESEIMKNVVFQSKKAANTNVNLLLNGEPGVGKEILSQAIHNYSSKRNNPFISINLLLYDEKKQLEMFFDAEDNLIERTDSGTLFIDNAHLMSADVQNLMYDLLNEGFVYYNKRKITLNARLIFATPENLKELMSIGKFSRKLYYKISVVSIDVPPLRERKEDIPAMSKQILHILNQKHEKVVYDISEDAINILVNYDWPGNIRELENVLDRALMNMSHSETIITSMHLPDLSKEINEGEELKGTLKEMLDEYEKRIIIETLKVCQGNKTAAAKRLGLTVRNLYYKLEKLGLK